The Peromyscus maniculatus bairdii isolate BWxNUB_F1_BW_parent chromosome 3, HU_Pman_BW_mat_3.1, whole genome shotgun sequence genome segment aggctAGAATTACAAGCCCACCCAACatttatgtggattctgaggattcaaactctgCTCCTCACACTTGCCATGCAAGGCTTTAGCCATCGAGCATCGCCTCTGCcccaggtcatcctcagctacttgCGGGCTGTGAGGACAGCGTAGGCTACCTAAGACTCCACATCCAAAATCCAAAGGGAGAGTCCTTGGCCAACTGGAAGGCTCCCCCGGACCCGTGAGAGAGCTGGTTGTTGTGACCCTCGTGGTAATCATGGCTTCTCTTTTCAGGTCTGAAAACAGCATGTACACACCCATCCCTCAGAGGTAGGCAGTGCGCCCCACcgtcttttccctcttccttcttcacttCCGAGGGCTGTTCCTTGCCCACTGCTCTCACTGTACCCAGACCTCAGTCTCCAGGCCTGCCCAGGTCTCTGTGCTCGAGCCCACTCCCCACGGAGTCCACTACCAACCAACCATCTCTTCCTACAGTGGCTCTCCGTTCCCAGCCTCGGTCCAAGACCCAGGTCTGCACATCTGGCGTGTGGAGAAGCTGAAGCCGGTGCCCATAGCACGAGAGAACCATGGCATCTTCTTCTCCGGGGATTCCTACCTGGTGCTTCACAATGGCCCGGAAGAGGCCTCCCATTTGCACCTGTGGATAGGTAAAGGGGTTGGAATGGGGTCTGCGCGGGTTTGGCCACGGCGAGGGATGGAGGTCACAGTGGGTCTCAGGGACCTTGCCTGTCCCCCCACATTCATCCTAGGCCAACAATCATCCTGGGACGAGCAGGGGGCCTGTGCCGTGCTGGCCGTGCACCTCAACACCCTGCTTGGGGAGCGGCCGGTGCAGCACCGTGAAGTTCAAGGGAATGAGTCCGACCTCTTCATGAGCTACTTCCCACGTGGCCTCAAGTACCAGGTGAGAACCACCTCCAGGCCCTCATTCCCAGGGCTTTTCTCGGGGTCGGTGCCTGCTTCTGGCTGTTCTTATCCTTCGGAAGGCCTGGGCGCACTCGGGGATCGGCTTCCACCTCCCTTCATCTCCTAGTGCGATGGAGTGCGGGAGGCTCTGGGTGCCTATGGGGCCACTCAGGTCGGTTTTCTGGGCTGCAGGAAGGTGGTGTGGAGTCGGCATTTCACAAGACAACCTCGGGGAccaccccagcagccatcaaAAAGCTCTACCAGGTCAAGGGGAAGAAGAACATCCGTGCCACCGAGAGGGCGCTGAGCTGGGACAGCTTCAACACCGGGGACTGCTTCATCCTGGACCTGGGTCAGGTGGGTAGGTGGCTGAGACTGTGCAGGGTGCCAGCACCATGCTTCAAGACAGGCTGGAGGCCggggagatggaggagtgagaagGTCGACCCCGTGTTCTGGTGAACTGTTCCATCCGTGAGAAGACATCTCCGGCCAGCCCTTAGGGATTATTTCCCTAATGTCCATAGGGATTATTTCCCAGTGACACACAGACTCCACCGTCCTCAGGTGCTCCAACCTCATAAATACAGAACCTGTACATGACTCACGTGCTTCCTCCCGTACAGTTAGTTCCAGGCATGTCCAATCGATGGCCATTGGCTGCATGTATTCCATGATATGTAAATGGGGCTCAACAGAGAGCTTTAAACTGTCTTCAAGCACGTTTAggtttttttgaatttttttgtaatttgattacatttttttttttttttaaattatgtctgtgtctgtgcggGGGGCATGTATAAGAGACTGCAGATACCAGCAGACGCCAGGAGAGGGcgttggagttggagttacaggcagttgtgagctgcccattgtgggtgcttAGAACataggtcccctggaagagaatacacacacgcacacgcacacgcacacactctcttggccactgagccatctctccagctccagaagataaTTTAtacacaagatttaaaaaaaaaaaaaaagcttaaatatATGATGATAAGTGATGTGGAAATGGCATACCGGCAAGAAGTactcttcaaatttttttttcaagccgggtggtggcgcacgcctttaatcccagcactcgggaggcagaggcaggcggatctctgtgagttcgaggccagcctgggctaccaagtgagttccagggcccaagtgagttccaggaaaggcgcaaagctacacagagaaaccctgtctcaaaaaaaaaaaaaaaaaaaaaaaaaatttttttttcttttaaagctggGCAGTCcaacacctgagaggcagaggtgggaggatctccaagttagaggccagcctggtctacaataaagttccaggatagccagggctacacagagagaccctgtctgagaaaataataataataataataataataataataataataatataataatacttTCTTTTAGATTCATGTGATctgtacgagtgttttgcctgcatgtgtatacatgtgccacTGCACCCAGTGCCCTTGAAAGTCGGAAGAGGACACTGGAgccactgaaactggagttaggaaAGGTTGctagccaccctgtgggtgctgggaattgaacctgggtcctcggaggagcagtcagtgctcttagcccctgagccatctctccagcgcagGAAGCACTCTTGCAGGGCGTTGTTCTTGCCTTTCTCAGAGGCCTCTGGAGAGTGGCCCTGacttcttgggttttgtttgtttaatttaatttaatttttttttttttttagctagagtctcagtgtggccctggctgtcctggaactcactatgtagaccttgTCCCAAATAtgcagacatctgcctgcctctgcctcttgagcactAGGAtcaaagacgtgtgccaccacaccccacgCCGGCACTGCCTTCCTGCTTGCCCTGCCTGTGGGGACAGTTTTTCAGTGGGGGTACGACACAGGCAACTGGCTGTGATGGGCCTGTCTGGTTCTCTGCAGAACATCTTCACCTGGTGCGGTGGGAAGTCCAACATCCTGGAACGGAACAAGGCTAGGGACCTGGCCCTGGCCATCAGGGACAGCGAGCGGCAGGGCAAGGCCCAGGTGGAGATTATCACCGACGGAGAGGAGCCAGCCGAGATGATTCAGGTCGGGGACACGGGTGGGCGGCCGGGAGCTGCTGTTTGGATGCGGCCAAGAGAGACAGTGATAAGCCGGGATTATGAAGGAGGCTGATAGAGGATGACAGGGGCTATCTGGGGCCCTACTCAGCCCTGTGATCGCTCATGGGGGGTACCTTTGTGTGATGGCAATAAGGGGTTCCTCTGAGTGGGTACAGCCTTGGGGCAAGAGGCTGTCTGGTGGGTGGGCTGGACCCATCGCTTTACCAAGTCTTACCTTAGTGTAGGACACAGGTGGCCCTGGACGTGGTGACTTGGAAAATTTGGGTGCAGAAGCCCCAGTAATCCTGTCTGGCTCTGCAGGTTCTGGGCCCCAAGCCTGCTCTGAAGGAGGGCAACCCTGAGGAAGACCTCACAGCTGACCAGACCAACGCCCAGGACGCCGCCCTGTATAAGGTGGGCACTGCAGGCCTGCTGGGGACTGACTAGGCACCTGCCGGTGCCAGGGACATGGAGCTGAAGGGAGGAGGCGGCTGTGGGGAGGCTGGGCCAGGACTCAGGTAGGTTTGTAGGGGTTGGAGGAGAGATGGGTGGGAAGCAGGCAGATGGGCAGCCCTCTGCGGAGGTCAATGGTATTCACTGCCGGCTCCTTGGTGAAGGTTGAAAGCTAATGCCAAGCTTGCCTTGGTTTGAACCCTGGGCAGTTACTTGTAATGTGACGTCACCTCTTTCCCTAAGGGAGCCTTGGCTTCTGAACTGCAGCTGACAGGCAAGAGAGAGGCTGTCTGAAGTTAGCCTTGGGGGGCCTCTTCCCGCCTGTTTCTTGGAACTGTTGGGAGAGGCAACTGGGGAGGGTCTGGGTAACATTCACGGTGAGGgccagtgtgagtgtgtgtgtgtgtgtgagtgtgtgagtgtgtgtgtgtgtgagagtgagtgtgtgtgtgagtgtgtgtgagtgagtgtgtgtgtgtgtgagtgtgtgtgtgtgagtgtgtgtgtgtgtgtgtgtgtgtgtgtgtgtgtgtatgagtgtgtgtcacACTGGCGGCTGTCCTTCCTCCCCAGGTCTCTGATGCCACTGGACAGATGAACCTGACCAAGGTAGCCGATTCCAGCCCCTTTGCCTCTGAACTGCTGATTCCAGATGACTGCTTTGTTCTGGACAACGGGCTCTGCGGCAAAATCTACATCTGGAAGGGTGTGTGCTCCTCGGTGTGAGCGTGGGGGCCCTGCAGCTACCGCGGGGGCCCTGCAGCAGGCTCCTCGGTGTGAGCGTGGGGGCCCTGCAGCAGGCTCGGCCATGCCAGCCTGAGGGCCCTGCAGCATCCCTGAAGCCAGCAAGCTCAGCCATTTTGAACATCTCAGCCGGCCTCAGAACTCCAATGGCCTCTTCAGTACTTTGCTGGGCCCATCCCAGAGAGTCAGATTGGCCAGGTCCGGGTTGGAGCCCGAGCGTGTATGTGTTTAACATGTTCCCAGGGTGGGCCTGTGGGGCTCCAGGGACCACACTTTGAGAACTCTCTCGGCAGTCTCCAGGCCTTCAGGGCTCTGGGGTGCCTGACCTTGAGGTTCTGAGTTAACTGTAATAGAGGTAAATCTTAGATGGGCTTAGTAGCACTTTATGTAGTGTGAGGTAAACTCGCGGGCCATGCTTTGTCAAGAGATTGTGTCTGCTGGAGAGAGAAAGGCTGCTTGCTTTGGCGTACGCCACCGCGGCctggctttccttccttctttctttttcctcttcctcttcctcttcctcttcctctcctctcctctcctctcctctcctctcctctcctctcctctcctctcctctcctctcctctcctctcctttcccctcctctcccctcctctcctctcctcccctcctctcctctcctcccctcctctcctctcccctcctctcctctcctcctcccacccctgtccACACATGCCTATGGGTACCCAAGGgggccagagggcatcagatcccttggagctgaagttaaaaGTATTTATAAGCCTcctggtatgggtgctgggaactgaactctggtcctttgcaaaagtagcaagtgctcttaaccactgagccatctttccagccttttccctttcttttttgagacaaggtctcatatagcccaggttggcctctaacttgtgtagccaaggatgaccttgaactccttcctgatcctcatgccgcCTCCatctcccgagggctgggatcacaggcatgcactactatgCCTGATTTTCTCTGGTGCTGGGGTTGGAACCCAGGGCATGCTGGGTAAATAgtctaccgactgagctacatctcttgCCCTGGGGctgccctttccttcctgtaGAGGCGCCATATACCATGGAGCCAATGCTGAGACTCCAGAGTCTGTAGTCCCCAAGAAAGGAATCATTATAGGAAAAGAAGTCGTGGGACAGGAAGCTTGGGAGGCAGGAGACGGGAGACAAgtgcccatggatgccagaacAGTGAGTCAGTTACGGAGGAAGGACACAGACACTCCATAGTTCACAAGATTTTAACACTGGCCAGAGAGccaaccaccacacttggctctgtttccttgTCAAAATGCCTTCAGCTTGTGATTCAGCCTGAATCACAGTTTGTGTCCCAGTGATTGCCAACATAAAGGCCTACATAAATGATTGCCTCCATTGTCTACATTGTGGATTCTGGGTGATCTTCAGCCTTTTAAACACTTCATCAGCAAGCATGTTGGCTTTTGACCTTGTGGGAGTTAGTTTGCCTCTATAAGAAATTTTACTCCGCGTCCAATTGAGTGTCACACAAAAAAAGTTTTGATAACAGAATGGTGTTATCGgttacactgtacacacacagaaggtgagcagctccaggggaggGTGAGGCCCTGGCCatggagtttcttttgtattttatgtgtatttttcttgcatgtatgtctgagaatcatgtgtgtgcagtgtcctcagaagccagaagggagcattggatcccctggaactggaattaccgATGGTTCTGAGtgccaagtggatgctgggaattgaactcaggtcctctgcaagagaagcaagtgctcttaaccgctgagccattgcCCCGGCCCACTGGCCTTACAGTTCGATGTCTAGGAGGAAGCTTATTCTTCCTAAAAGATGGCTTGGTCAGAGCCAGAAGATTCTGCTGATCCAGGCAgaggttttaattaattaattaactaattaaatctTAGTTTAGAGCTGCCAgctttctgggggaaaaaattaaGGGCATGACTTCATACTCCAAGGGGCCCTCCATATTCTTGGGTATGCTGAgtacatttgttaaaaaaaacacacacaaagccgggcggtggtggcgcacgtctttaatcccagcacttgggaggcagagccaggtggatctctgtgagttcgaggccagcctgggctaccaagtgagtcccaggaaaggcgcaaagctacacagagaaaccctgtctcgaaaaacaaaacaaaacaaaacaaacaaaaaaaaaaaaacacacacacacacatacacacacaaaactgtcAGGTATTCTGTGGACCCCTAAAATTTCCTCAGGAGGATGGGGTAGAGACCAGAGACCCTCTGCCCCCTCCAGTGTCTCACGCAGCCCCGGCTGACtgtgaactccctctgtagatgaAGACATGAAGATGAGGCTGCGGTTcggagcctcctgcctccacttccccagtgcgaGCTTACAGGTGGTCTTCTGTGGTGCTAGAGACAGAAGGCGGAGCTTCACACACGCCGGGAGGGTGAGCCCTCTCCCGTGGTTGCACCCCATCCTCTTCCCCTTCTGAAATCTTGTTCCTGTGTTCCAGGGCGGAAAGCTAAtgagaaggagaggcaggcagccCTCCAAGTGGCTGATGGCTTCATCTCTCGGATGAAATATTCCCCAAACACTCAGGTGAGGACAAAACCAcgtcccccacctcctcctggcACCTCCCTGTGGCTCCCTACCCCAAGACCTGGCAGACAGGGCAGCTCAGGAGTTGGGAGCAGACTTGTCTGCCTCAGACCAGTCAGGTGGAAAAGCCTTTTCAGTTCTCCAGcgttgaaaacaacaacaacaataactcCAAACTTATTTTCAAAGAGAATCCTGGGAGCCTGAAGGACAGGGCATGTCACTGGGGGGCCTGTGTCTGTCCCCAGCCACGGGTACcccttttagtcccagcacggTGGCTACACAAGATATTTTCATCTTGCCTCTCTCCCtatgggtctcatgtagcccaggctggcctcagactgtctatgtagctgaggatgaccttgaacttctgatcttctggcctctacttcccaagttctaggattacaggtgtgggtcaCACCTGGCTtaagtggtgctgggaattgaacccagggctttgtgtgggGCTAGCACGCCCTCTACCAGATGAGCTTCATCCTCAGCTCTCTCGTCCCCCTTTCgggacagtgtctcactctgttgCTCAGatcacagcaattctcctgcctcagcctctcccatgctgagattacaggtgtgagtcaccgtGCCCAGCTCAGAAGTTCTGACAGAAGTTCTGGTACCGCTGACGTCTAACTGGTGGCATCTGCTGAACTGAGTACCCCAATCCTTGAAGGAGTGTTCCCTCAGCCTGTGTCCTGTGACCTTGTAACTCGTCTTCTTCTTTTCGGGACTGGCTTAGACTGTTTGTGGCCTCTCGCCAGGTGTTACAGGGCCTTTGTCTTCTTGAATGAAATAATTTAGTCAAAAGACAGGCAGTCTGAGCTAAAGTTTATTCAGCAAATTCGCACAAAGAAACAGTCCAAAGAGACTGGAGTGCCCTGCCCCCATGGTGGGGAGCTGCCCCTGGGTTCTGCATTGTGGATACTGAAAACGATTTTATGAATATTTGTGAGGTGGGTGATATATTCATGGGATAAAGTGGTCCTTTTCCCTCCTAAATCACGACGGACCAGAAATCCCTTTAGAGTATTTCTTCCCATAATCCTCTAGGAAACCccacaaaagtgtgtgtgtgtgtgtgtgtgtgtgtgtgtgtgtgtgtgtgtgtgtgtgtctatcgaAAACCACAGTTCAGGTGGTGTTAGTGATCATGTGTCACTTGAAGATGCAAGCCTTCCGGTCGATGACATGCCCTCGCACCTCAGGCCCTGACGTATCGAGACAACCTAACTGTAGGGCCATGACAAGATTTAACCGGAAAGGAACATTCTCTCAGGGACATGGCTGGCAAGGCACGCCTGCCATTGGCCTTGGTTACGTCCTACTAAACTCTGCCGACCTGTCATGGTAccccttgtcctcctcctcagcaGCAGGAGGCGGGCAGCCCGTGAGCCAAGCTTTTCCCCCACTGCAGGTGGAGATTCTGCCCCAGGGCCGAGAGAGTCCCATCTTCAAGCAATTCTTCAAGGACTGGAAGTGAGGGTGGGTGTGCCCGGCCCTGCTCTCCTGCCTGCCGCCACCTGCCTGCTTGTTCCCGCCTCTGGCTGCTGAGTCAGCACCGAGGTGCCCTCCGGATGCTCAATAAAGGAGACACATTCCGTTCCCAGCTCTCTCCCGGTGCGCTCGCCCTGGGCTGACTTTGTCCTACCTACTCGCTTGGGCTCGTCCCCATTCTGGGGGCTGAGCAGAACACGGATGATATTCCATGGCTTCCAGGAGCCCAGCACTGGCTCTGCATGGCCAGGACTCTCAGTGGGGCTGCTATCCAACCCCACCATGCCCAGAACCCAATAGGGAGGTGGCACGGTGCCAGGCCTGGGCATTGCTTTCAGGCCAGGGTTTTGTTCAAGTCTCACATTCCCAGCTGGGAggcagctggggctggggctggggctggggctggggatagATTTCTGTTCAAACCGGTTATTTCCTCAGCTGCCCCAGTAAGCACCCAGGAGGCAGTTTAAATGGTTACACTCACCCGGCAACAGAATGTGCCACAGCCCTTGAGTAGGCTCGCTGTTCTCTCTTACTGCACCGGGTTTCGTGTTTGGCTCATCAGCCCAGGACcagtggcgtgtgtgtgtgtgtgtgtgtgtgtgtgtgtgtgtgtgtgtgtgtgtgtaaagcacaGTCTACAGTACAGAGGCCCTGCTTCTGGTCATTGGTGTTCTCCCTGGTCACAGGCCTAGTTCTATCTCTTGTTAATGACACAGTACGGAATGTTGAGGAGGGCAGAGAGCGTGTGCTGGGGAGAAGAGAAGCTGAGGCACAAGTCTGTAATCCTGgctcacttaggaggcagaggcaggaggatcatgaatttagccttgctacatagtgagttccaggtcagcgtaggctatatgagaccctatctcaaaacaaacaaacaaactagagaTGGTGAGGGAGTGTGTCACAAAGAGGCCCCCACCCTGAAGGCGTGGCAAGAGTGGGGTGTCTTGGTGAGCCTGGGCCAGAGGCTGAGAGGCCTAGCGCCAGCCCCCCTGAGCCACCCCAAGCCACCCCTTCCTGTGTCCTAAGGGTTATTGCGGCTTCTGAGCTGTGACACACtgattcttctgtcccacacaAAGCCAGAAAGTCTGACAAGTTCATCTTTTTGGTGTGCCAAGAAGCTCCTCTGTGGACCCTCCCCTCAGTTTTC includes the following:
- the Capg gene encoding macrophage-capping protein, whose product is MYTPIPQSGSPFPASVQDPGLHIWRVEKLKPVPIARENHGIFFSGDSYLVLHNGPEEASHLHLWIGQQSSWDEQGACAVLAVHLNTLLGERPVQHREVQGNESDLFMSYFPRGLKYQEGGVESAFHKTTSGTTPAAIKKLYQVKGKKNIRATERALSWDSFNTGDCFILDLGQNIFTWCGGKSNILERNKARDLALAIRDSERQGKAQVEIITDGEEPAEMIQVLGPKPALKEGNPEEDLTADQTNAQDAALYKVSDATGQMNLTKVADSSPFASELLIPDDCFVLDNGLCGKIYIWKGRKANEKERQAALQVADGFISRMKYSPNTQVEILPQGRESPIFKQFFKDWK